The window ACGCGGATAATTTGACGCTTGGCGATGTCATCGAAGGCGAAGACCCAGTCGTACGAGCTGCTGCGATCGAGGCGCTCGGCAATATGAACGGGACCGCGATTGCGATTGACCCATCGACCGGGCGCATTCTCGCGATGGTGAACCAGAAGCTTGCGTTGTCGCATGGAGCGGAACCATGCTCCACGATTAAGCTCACCGTGGCTTTGGCGGCATTGGAAGAAGGAATCGTAACAAAAGATACTCCGGTGAATCTGGGCGGGAAGTATCACCTGACGATGACCGAGGCTCTGGCTCACTCAAACAACCTTTATTTCGAGACGCTTGGCAGGCAGTTGGGATTTGAGCGCGTGAAGCACTACGCGAATGAGTTCGGGCTTGGAGAGCTGGCTGGGTATCACATTCAGGGCGAACAGCTGGGAACGTATCCCGATGAGGTGTTGCCTGCTTCGCTGGGTGGGGTGGGACGGATGTGTTCGTTTGGCGAGAGCGTTTCGATGACTCCGCTGCAGCTGGGAGCGCTGGTTTCGGCGATCGCAAATGGCGGTACGCTTTATTATCTGCAGCATCCTGAGAACTCGGTGGATGTGGCGACATTTGAGCCCAAGGTCAAGAGAGTGTTGAGTATTGCTCCGCTGATTCCGGAGATCTCGGTCGGTATGCAGGGTGCCGTGCAGTATGGAACGGCGCGATCTCTGCGGGCCAACTTCAGTGAGTTCCCGGTAATGGGGAAGACGGGGACTTGCTCGAATAATGGAACCAGGTTCGGGTGGTTTGGATCGTATGCGGATACGCCGAATGGGCGGATTGTGACTGTGTTTTTTCTCGAAGGCGGTCGGCCTACCTTTGGACCGAAGGCGGCTGAGCTGACGGGCGCGTTCTATCGGGCGCTTTGGGATAAGAGCTACTTCATACAGAAGCTTGGTGTTGAGACCAGTGGTGTTGTGGGTGGCGGATCTGAGTAGGTTTTGTGACGTTCGGCGATGAAAATCGCTGGTTTTTATGTGGTTGATGTGTGGTTTTTTTCTGGTGCGAGTGTGGTCTGAAGCGGCAATTGATGTACGCGGCTCAGACTACGCCACCGTTTCCGGATTTATTCTTGCCACTCAGTTTTGACCTCCTCTCCTTTGTTGCGCGGCAGTCTTGGAGTACAAAAAATTCTAATTAATGCCTTTTGCTCCTGTGATGGATCTCTGGAAGCTTTTGCTGTCGCGTGATTCGTTCTCTTAAGTTTGAGGAGTAGGTGGTCTTCTGTCGTCAGTTCAGACTCAAATGGAGATGTGGTGAAAGCGGCTGATGGCCGGTTCTTGGCTTAGTAACGGAAAACGGGTAGAAGGAGAATATGAAGATACTGACTGCGATGGAGATGGGGGCGGTCGATCGATTGACTGCAGAGAAGTTCGGGGTGTCGCTGGAGTCTCTGATGGAGGCTGCGGGGAGTGCCGTGGCGAAGTTCTGTTTGAGGGAGTATTCGGCGAAGCTGCGGGTGGTTGTGCTGTGCGGGAGGGGAAATAATGGCGGGGATGGGTTCGTTGCGGCACGAGTGTTGGCGCAGGTGGGGCGGTCGGTGCGGGTGGTGCTACTGGGAAAGGTGGACGATCTGAAGGGGGAGGCTGCGGCGGCGATGCATCGGCTGCGGGAGGAGGTTTCGTCGGTACATGTCGTGGAGGTCATCGATGAGACCGGATTGGCGGATTGCACTTCTGCGCTGAGTGATGCGGGGCTTTTGATTGATGCGCTGGTGGGGACGGGGTTCAAGCCGCCGCTGCGAGGATTGACTGCTTTGCTGCGAGGCATGGTGGAGGATCTTGCAGCGACTGTGGTCGCGGTGGATCTGCCTTCGGGGTGGGATGCGGATTCGACGGAGCAGACGGCTGAAGGGTCGTTCCGAGCAGATGCCGTGGTGACCTTTACTGCTCCGAAGATGGCGCACGTATTTGGGCACCTCACGCGAAATGATAAGACGGGTGGGACGTTTGGACCGGTGGTGGTGGCGGGGATCGGATCGCCCGAGGAGGCGGTGGTTTCCGCGAACAGTTTGACCTGGGCGGGTGCTTCTAAGGCGCTGGCGGAGAGGCCTCGGGATGTGAACTCGAATAAAGGGAAGTTTGGTCATGTGCTCGTGGTGGGTGGGAGCTATGGGAAGGCCGGTGCTCCGGCGATGGCTTCGCTGGCGTGTCTAAGGGCTGGAGCGGGGTTGGTGACGGCGGCGGTGCCGAAGAGCATTGTGGATACGGTGACGCGGATTGCGCCAGAGTTGATGATGGCACCGCTGGCAGAGGGTACGAAGGGTGCGGTGTCGTTCAAGAATCTGGACGGAGCGAAGCTGGATGCGCTGGTGAAAAAGATTTCGGTGGTGGCGGTGGGGCCTGGGTTGTCGACCGATGGGGATGCTCCGGCGTTTGCGCGGCAGATGGTGGAGAAGACGACGGTTCCAGTGGTGATCGATGCGGATGCGTTGAATGCGTTTGCGGGGCAGACCAGTTTGCTGAACGGCAAGGGGCGTGTGATGGTGCTGACGCCGCATCCGGGTGAGATGGCGCGGTTGGCAGGGATGACCGTGAAAGAGGTGGAGGCGGACCGTATCGGGTTGGCACGCAAGTTTGCGACAAAACATAAACTGACGCTGGTGCTAAAGGGGTGGCGAACGCTGATCGCGCATCCGGATGGCTCAATTGCGGTGAATACGAGTGGGAATCCATCGATGGCGAAGGGGGGAAGCGGGGATATTCTGACGGGAATTGTGGCTGCGATGCTGGCGCAGTTTCCCAACGACGTTGCACGGGCGGTGGAGACGGCGGTGTATCTGCATGGGCTGGCTGGAGACTTTGCCGCGCGTGTGATGGATGAGCATACTGTACTTGCAACCGATACGGTTACACACCTTTCGGATGCATTTCGCTATCGGGTGACGGATGCGGATGGTGCGGTTTGGATCTGCGGGTTGCAGGGAAAAGCTTGATTGGGAGAAGATTTCTTTGACTTTCGCCTATGGTGAGGGAACCGGCGACTTTTGAAGTGCGTTAGACATAGAGACAATAAATTCCACCGTAATCTGGGGAACGCGCTATGCGAATTCACCGGCAACTCGTTCTGCGTGGGGTGGCGGTTGCCGCATTGCTGTTGATCTTCTTTCTGCAACTGCTCGCTGTGAATATTCGGACTTCGATGAGCTGGGACGAGGGGCATCATCTCTTTGACGGATATACGATCCTGAAATATCGCGACTTTGGATTGAACCCTGAAGTTCCTCCTCTCGCAAAGGCAGCTGCGGCTGTTCCGTTGCTGCCTTTACGGTTGTACGAGCCAACACAGCAGGGGCGCAGTTCGCAGTTGGAGGCGTTCGTCGACGGCAGAGAGTTTCTCTTCAGGAATGACGCCAATCAACTGCTTCTTCGCGGCCGTCTTATTATTTCTTTGTTCACGTTAGGCATGGCGTTGCTGGTTTTTCTGGCAGGGCAAGAGATCCTTGGTACGTTGACTGGATTGTTGGCACTGACGTTTCTTGTCTTCGATCCGAACGTGCTTGCGCATGGAGCACTGGTGACGACGGATGCGACGATTACGTTTTTCATCTTTGCCAGTGTTTATGCGTGGTATCGGTACACACGGCGTCCGAGTGTCTGGAGGCTCGTGCTAATCGGATTGCTTGTTGGTCTCGCTTGGGCTATGCGTTGCGGAGTTATCCGCGATGAGAAGATAAATGGAGCGACGATTTCAGG is drawn from Edaphobacter lichenicola and contains these coding sequences:
- a CDS encoding NAD(P)H-hydrate dehydratase, giving the protein MKILTAMEMGAVDRLTAEKFGVSLESLMEAAGSAVAKFCLREYSAKLRVVVLCGRGNNGGDGFVAARVLAQVGRSVRVVLLGKVDDLKGEAAAAMHRLREEVSSVHVVEVIDETGLADCTSALSDAGLLIDALVGTGFKPPLRGLTALLRGMVEDLAATVVAVDLPSGWDADSTEQTAEGSFRADAVVTFTAPKMAHVFGHLTRNDKTGGTFGPVVVAGIGSPEEAVVSANSLTWAGASKALAERPRDVNSNKGKFGHVLVVGGSYGKAGAPAMASLACLRAGAGLVTAAVPKSIVDTVTRIAPELMMAPLAEGTKGAVSFKNLDGAKLDALVKKISVVAVGPGLSTDGDAPAFARQMVEKTTVPVVIDADALNAFAGQTSLLNGKGRVMVLTPHPGEMARLAGMTVKEVEADRIGLARKFATKHKLTLVLKGWRTLIAHPDGSIAVNTSGNPSMAKGGSGDILTGIVAAMLAQFPNDVARAVETAVYLHGLAGDFAARVMDEHTVLATDTVTHLSDAFRYRVTDADGAVWICGLQGKA
- a CDS encoding penicillin-binding transpeptidase domain-containing protein — encoded protein: MKIYGAILFGLVLGAGVDASAAGTTTTTPSSKTKHHSAGTAHVATKLKVSSSTSHTASKSSGTAHGVTGTRVRHGHGARPTLAVRRTRYQEHFSASSYADNLTLGDVIEGEDPVVRAAAIEALGNMNGTAIAIDPSTGRILAMVNQKLALSHGAEPCSTIKLTVALAALEEGIVTKDTPVNLGGKYHLTMTEALAHSNNLYFETLGRQLGFERVKHYANEFGLGELAGYHIQGEQLGTYPDEVLPASLGGVGRMCSFGESVSMTPLQLGALVSAIANGGTLYYLQHPENSVDVATFEPKVKRVLSIAPLIPEISVGMQGAVQYGTARSLRANFSEFPVMGKTGTCSNNGTRFGWFGSYADTPNGRIVTVFFLEGGRPTFGPKAAELTGAFYRALWDKSYFIQKLGVETSGVVGGGSE
- a CDS encoding phospholipid carrier-dependent glycosyltransferase → MRIHRQLVLRGVAVAALLLIFFLQLLAVNIRTSMSWDEGHHLFDGYTILKYRDFGLNPEVPPLAKAAAAVPLLPLRLYEPTQQGRSSQLEAFVDGREFLFRNDANQLLLRGRLIISLFTLGMALLVFLAGQEILGTLTGLLALTFLVFDPNVLAHGALVTTDATITFFIFASVYAWYRYTRRPSVWRLVLIGLLVGLAWAMRCGVIRDEKINGATISGE